In Cynocephalus volans isolate mCynVol1 chromosome 3, mCynVol1.pri, whole genome shotgun sequence, one DNA window encodes the following:
- the LOC134373503 gene encoding olfactory receptor 4K1-like yields MAHTNKSVVSEFILLGLSNSWELQFFLFAIFSVVYVTSVLGNIMIIVIISSDSHLNSPMYFLLSNLSFIDICQSNFATPKMLVDIFAEHKTISFEGCMAQIFLLHSFVGSEMMLLVAMAYDRFIAICKPLHYSTIMNRRLCIIFVSISWAVGILHSVSHLAFTVDLPFCGPNEVDSFFCDLPLVIELACIDTYEMEIMTLTNSGLISLSCFLALIISYTIILIIVRRRSSSGSSKALSTLTAHITVVILFFGSCIYFYIWPFSRLSVDKFLSVFYTVCTPMLNPIIYSLRNEDVKSAMWKLRNHHVNSWKN; encoded by the coding sequence ATGGCTCACACAAACAAATCAGTGGTGTCTGAGTTTATACTTTTGGGACTCTCTAATTCATGGGAACTccagtttttcctttttgccATCTTCTCTGTAGTCTATGTGACATCAGTTCTAGGCAACATCATGATTATTGTTATCATTTCCTCTGACTCTCATCTGAACTCACCTATGTACTTCCTGCTCAGTAACCTTTCTTTCATTGATATATGTCAGTCTAACTTTGCCACCCCCAAGATGCTTGTGGACATTTTTGCTGAACACAAGACTATATCCTTTGAAGGCTGCATGGCCCAGATATTCCTTCTTCATAGTTTTGTTGGGAGTGAGATGATGTTGCTTGTAGCTATGGCGTATGACAGATTTATAGCCATATGTAAGCCCCTGCACTATAGTACAATTATGAACCGGAGGCTATGTataatttttgtgtctatttcctGGGCTGTGGGTATTCTTCATTCTGTGAGCCACTTGGCTTTTACAGTGGATCTGCCATTCTGTGGTCCCAATGAGGTAGATAGCTTCTTTTGTGACCTTCCCCTGGTGATAGAGCTGGCGTGCATTGACACATATGAAATGGAAATTATGACTCTAACTAACAGTGGCCTGATATCCTTGAGCTGTTTTCTGGCTCTGATTATATCCTACACCATCATTTTGATCATTGTCCGGCGCCGGTCCTCCAGTGGGTCATCCAAGGCACTTTCTACATTAACTGCCCACATCACGGTGGTAATTCTTTTCTTCGGGTCttgcatttatttctatatatggCCTTTTAGCAGACTTTCTGTAGATAAATTCCTTTCTGTCTTCTATACTGTTTGTACACCCATGTTGAACCCCATCATCTACTCTCTGAGGAATGAAGATGTTAAATCAGCTATGTGGAAGTTGAGAAATCATCATGTGAACTCCTGGAAAAACTAG